In Brassica rapa cultivar Chiifu-401-42 chromosome A06, CAAS_Brap_v3.01, whole genome shotgun sequence, a single window of DNA contains:
- the LOC103872135 gene encoding protein IQ-DOMAIN 31 translates to MGKTPGKWIKTLLLGKKSPKSNLVVSAVKDDFSNLSLDPPVASSQPDAAASTAQHVVAPSNGDDLESMNELDELKLGQAASKIQAVFRARQARRAIRTLKGIIRLQAVIRGHLVRRQAVATYSCIWGIVKFQALVRGRIARSSSQNVIHCQKPLKEVNDSEPLQVSMHSWMNDPSKFIIVNKLLASSPNALPLKIQYGPEEPNSANVWLERWTQLHVWSPPPRAAKILVPQTKTKKRNYQAVVDSEKARPKHGVKKQSVPASGKVSNRSSTTESEKPKRSSVRKASALSKDSVRTESDKAKHKPRKSRSAASKEEVKEEKPRPSLKRTSLSNTSLKVTRKSAEKKKDPVDSVQIEPEVKVSDVVEVGDAVESAEKEKDAADSVQMEPGEKVLDVLEGGGDAIESSVKEIETVESVQIEPEVKVSDVLGGGDAVESAEKEKDSADSVQMEPEVKVSDDLQGGEKEKDTTDEVPKELDVEEEEKSPEEDELRTSETIDKGEEDLKCSDVKVSSENGNIASDNSKPSERRVSPHNQDEGRTHSGRKIPSYMAPTASTLRRHSLPSPANGKPGVTTTISPRAHKLLLASAKGSMNGDKSASSLKNKSDKSNKTEWKR, encoded by the exons ATGGGAAAGACACCTGGTAAATGGATCAAGACTTTGCTTCTCGGGAAGAAGTCACCAAAGTCTAATCTTGTTGTGTCGGCGGTGAAGGATGATTTTTCAAACTTATCCCTTGACCCTCCTGTGGCTTCATCACAACCGGATGCAGCAGCTTCAACTGCTCAACATGTTGTTGCCCCAAGCAACGGTGATGATCTTGAGTCAATGAATGAGTTGGATGAACTCAAGCTTGGTCAAGCTGCAAGTAAGATTCAGGCCGTTTTCAGAGCTCGTCAG GCACGTAGAGCGATTCGGACCCTTAAAGGTATCATCAGGCTGCAAGCAGTTATCCGTGGTCACCTGGTCAGAAGACAAGCCGTTGCTACTTATTCATGTATTTGGGGTATCGTGAAGTTCCAGGCGCTTGTTCGTGGCCGCATAGCTAGATCTTCTTCACAGAATGTGATTCACTGTCAGAAACCACTTAAG GAAGTTAATGATTCTGAACCTTTGCAAGTGAGCATGCATAGCTGGATGAATGATCCTTCAAAATTCATCATTGTCAATAAG CTTCTGGCTTCATCACCAAACGCATTGCCTCTGAAGATCCAGTATGGTCCTGAGGAACCTAACTCAGCTAACGTTTGGCTTGAACGCTGGACACAGCTGCATGTTTGGTCTCCTCCTCCACGAGCAGCTAAGATTCTTGTTCCACAAACTAAGACGAAGAAGCGAAACTATCAAGCAGTGGTTGATTCAGAAAAGGCAAGGCCAAAGCACGGTGTGAAGAAACAATCAGTCCCAGCTAGTGGAAAGGTCTCTAACCGTTCTTCTACAACTGAAAGTGAGAAACCTAAACGAAGTTCTGTGAGGAAGGCTTCCGCTCTTAGTAAAGATTCCGTGAGAACTGAGAGTGACAAGGCGAAGCACAAGCCAAGAAAGAGTAGAAGCGCCGCCTCAAAGGAGGAGGTTAAAGAAGAAAAGCCTAGGCCTAGTCTCAAAAGGACTTCTCTTTCGAACACGTCATTGAAAGTCACACGTAAATCTGCTGAGAAGAAAAAGGATCCTGTGGATTCTGTTCAGATAGAGCCTGAAGTGAAGGTTTCAGATGTTGTTGAAGTAGGAGACGCTGTTGAGTCTGCTGAAAAGGAGAAAGATGCTGCAGATTCTGTTCAGATGGAGCCTGGAGAGAAAGTTTTAGATGTTCTTGAAGGAGGAGGAGACGCTATTGAGTCATCTGTAAAGGAGATAGAAACGGTAGAATCTGTTCAGATAGAGCCTGAAGTGAAGGTTTCAGATGTTCTTGGAGGAGGAGACGCTGTTGAATCAGCTGAAAAGGAGAAAGATTCTGCAGATTCTGTTCAAATGGAGCCTGAAGTGAAGGTTTCAGATGATCTTCAAGGAGGAGAAAAGGAGAAAGATACCACAGATGAAGTTCCTAAGGAGCTTGAtgtcgaagaagaagagaaatcaCCGGAGGAAGATGAACTCAGAACTTCAGAGACCATTGATAAAGGTGAAGAAGACCTCAAATGCTCAGATGTGAAGGTAAGCTCTGAGAATGGTAATATTGCTTCTGATAACTCAAAGCCAAGTGAAAGACGAGTGTCACCGCACAATCAAGATGAAGGGCGTACACATAGCGGGAGGAAAATCCCCAGCTACATGGCCCCAACTGCATCTACATTGCGGCGCCATTCTCTGCCTTCTCCAGCCAATGGTAAGCCGGGTGTTACTACTACTATCTCTCCAAGGGCTCACAAGCTTCTCCTAGCCTCGGCCAAAGGATCTATGAACGGCGACAAATCTGCTTCTTCTTTGAAGAACAAAAGTG ATAAGTCAAACAAAACCGAGTGGAAACGGTGA
- the LOC103872234 gene encoding probable LRR receptor-like serine/threonine-protein kinase At1g14390, translating to MKNSSKSHVYSLIFLLLLLLTSLSESQLTSSESRTLLEIQKHLQYPPVLRSWSNFTNFCYLPSSPSFKILCFNGHVTELTVTGNRTVKLSKTFSTDSLFTVLTKLSNLKTLSLVSLGISGPLPPKITRFSSSLQALNLSSNFISGKIPKEISSLKSLRSLVLANNEFTGSVPDLRGLSNLQELNLDGNKLGPDVVTSLASNLITVSLKNNSFGSKLPEQIKKLNKLQSLDLSSNKFVGSIPRFMFSLPSLQNLTLAQNLFSGSLPNSSLCSSKLRVLDVSRNLLTGKLPSCLSSKTFHNQTVVYTFNCLSVKGSPSAKYQRPVSFCENEAKQAVSAVKSDTKDQEKKEEDKGIELGLVIGIIIGVVLVSAVLAGLVLVRMRKSRSKEVPLEASNVDKVSVCSTATRSTTSKTVPDPRRIPQTMRSAVIGLSPYRVFSLEDLEEATNNFDAASLCGEQLYKGYLREGIPVTVRCIKLKQKSSTSTQNLAQQMEVLSKLRHMHLASVLGHCIGTYQDHHPYAGSTIFIVQEYISNGSLRDYLTDWRKKEVLKWPQRMSIAIGVARGIQFLHTGVAPGIFGNNLDIENVLLDETLTVKLSGYTIPLPSKVGAESTSNEDGEKEDVYQFGVILLQIITGKVMAAASSELGSLKLQLENGLREEPSVLRSLADPSVRGTYAYESLRTTVEFAINCLCEDQRKRPSIEDVVWNLQYTIQVQQGWTSSGNLGVGDT from the exons ATGAAGAATTCCTCCAAAAGCCACGTCTATTCTCTCAttttccttctccttcttcttctaacATCACTCTCAGAATCACAGCTAACGTCAAGTGAATCAAGAACTCTACTAGAAATCCAGAAGCACTTACAATATCCACCAGTTCTACGATCATGGAGCAACTTCACCAACTTCTGCTACCTCCCATCTTCTCCTTCCTTCAAAATCCTCTGTTTCAACGGCCACGTAACCGAACTAACCGTCACAGGGAACAGAACCGTCAAGCTCTCCAAAACATTCTCCACCGACTCGCTCTTCACCGTTCTTACAAAACTCTCAAACTTAAAAACCTTGTCTCTCGTCTCTCTCGGCATCTCTGGTCCCCTCCCTCCAAAGATCACCaggttttcttcttctctccagGCTCTGAATCTCAGCTCTAACTTCATCTCTGGAAAAATCCCTAAAGAGATCTCGTCGTTGAAAAGCCTGAGAAGTCTTGTTCTGGCCAACAACGAGTTCACCGGAAGTGTTCCTGATCTCAGAGGATTGTCTAATCTCCAAGAGCTGAATCTAGACGGTAATAAACTCGGCCCTGACGTTGTTACTTCGCTCGCAAGTAACCTGATCACTGTTTCATTGAAGAATAACTCTTTTGGATCAAAGCTCCCAGAACAGATCAAGAAGCTGAATAAGCTTCAAAGCCTGGATCTTTCTTCCAACAAGTTCGTTGGATCAATCCCAAGATTCATGTTCTCCCTTCCTTCGCTACAGAATCTAACATTGGCACAGAACTTGTTCAGTGGATCACTTCCAAATTCATCTCTATGCAGCTCCAAGCTTAGAGTTTTAGATGTTTCCAGGAATCTTCTAACTGGAAAGCTTCCATCTTGCTTGTCTTCCAAGACTTTCCATAATCAGACAGTGGTCTACACATTCAATTGCTTGTCAGTAAAAGGTTCTCCCTCTGCAAAGTATCAACGTCCTGTTTCCTTCTGCGAAAACGAAGCTAAGCAAGCGGTTTCTGCTGTGAAGTCTGACACTAAGGATcaggaaaagaaagaagaagataaaggaataGAACTTGGATTAGTGATTGGCATTATCATAGGTGTGGTCCTCGTTTCAGCGGTTTTGgctggtttggttttggttaggATGAGGAAGTCAAGATCAAAAGAAGTACCTTTAGAAGCAAGCAACGTCGATAAGGTCTCTGTTTGTAGCACAGCCACAAGGTCCACTACATCAAAAACAGTACCAGATCCAA GACGCATACCACAAACCATGAGATCTGCTGTGATTGGACTATCACCCTACCGTGTTTTCTCTTTGGAGGACCTGGAAGAAGCCACCAACAACTTTGATGCAGCAAGTCTCTGTGGAGAACAG CTGTACAAAGGTTATCTTAGAGAAGGCATTCCAGTGACGGTGAGGTGTATTAAGCTGAAACAGAAGAGTTCAACATCAACACAGAACTTGGCTCAACAAATGGAAGTTTTATCAAAGCTAAGGCATATGCATTTGGCCAGTGTTCTTGGACACTGCATTGGTACTTACCAAGATCATCATCCATACGCCGGGAGCACTATTTTCATAGTCCAAGAATACATCTCTAACGGGTCACTGAGGGACTACCTCACTG ATTGGAGAAAAAAAGAGGTGTTGAAATGGCCTCAGAGAATGTCCATAGCCATTGGAGTAGCTAGAGGGATACAGTTTTTGCACACAGGAGTGGCACCAGGAATCTTTGGGAACAATTTGGATATAGAGAATGTCCTGCTTGATGAAACACTCACTGTTAAACTCAGTGGCTATACTATTCCTTTACCATCCAAG GTTGGAGCAGAAAGCACTAGCAATGAAGATGGAGAGAAGGAAGATGTGTACCAGTTTGGAGTGATCCTACTTCAGATCATCACGGGCAAAGTAATGGCGGCTGCATCCTCAGAGTTGGGAAGCTTGAAGCTTCAGCTGGAGAATGGTTTGAGAGAGGAACCATCGGTGTTGCGTAGCTTAGCAGATCCGAGCGTGAGGGGAACGTATGCGTATGAGTCACTGAGGACCACAGTCGAGTTTGCCATTAACTGTCTTTGTGAAGATCAGAGGAAGCGGCCATCGATAGAGGATGTTGTGTGGAATCTGCAGTACACAATTCAGGTGCAGCAAGGATGGACAAGCAGTGGGAACCTTGGGGTTGGTGATACATAG
- the LOC103872232 gene encoding ubiquitin-conjugating enzyme E2 1, with the protein MSTPARKRLMRDFKRLQQDPPAGISGAPHDNNIMLWNAVIFGPDDTPWDGGTFKLSLQFSEDYPNKPPTVRFVSRMFHPNIYADGSICLDILQNQWSPIYDVAAILTSIQSLLCDPNPNSPANSEAARMYSENKREYNRKVRDVVEQSWTAD; encoded by the exons ATGTCGACTCCAGCAAGGAAGAGGTTGATGAGGGATTTCAAGAGGTTGCAGCAAGACCCACCTGCGGGTATCAGCGGTGCTCCACACGACAACAATATCATGCTCTGGAATGCTGTTATATTCGG GCCTGATGACACCCCGTGGGATGGAG GTACTTTCAAACTCTCACTGCAGTTCTCTGAGGATTATCCAAATAAACCACCAACAGTTCGCTTTGTGTCACGGATGTTTCATCCAAATA TTTATGCAGATGGGAGTATTTGCTTGGACATTCTACAAAACCAGTGGAGTCCAATATATGATGTTGCTGCTATACTTACCTCCATCCAG TCATTGCTCTGTGATCCAAATCCGAATTCTCCTGCAAATTCGGAAGCTGCTCGGATGTACAGCGAAAACAAGCGCGAGTACAACAGAAAAGTGCGTGATGTTGTCGAGCAAAGCTGGACTGCTGATTAG
- the LOC103872235 gene encoding probable pectate lyase 3 has translation MAAAFLNIGSYIFVFLLSSLATLAPQVQANIAVFDDYWTQRQGDALKQTLASFDPYPLNVTNHLNYHVALALDTTESTNSTRRELSQARRGRKMQNRGKCVAHNPIDKCWRCDRDWEKNRKKLAVCALGFGRRTTGGKDGPIYVVTDASDDELISPRPGTLRHAVTRDGPLWIIFARSMVIKLQQELMMTSDKTIDGRGARVYIMGGSGLTLQFVNNVIIHNIYIKQIVPANGGLIRDSEQHIGLRTRSDGDGINLFGATNVWIDHVSMTRCSDGMIDAILGSTAVTVSNSHFTDHQEVMLFGANDKHEIDKKMQITVAFNHFGKRLEQRMPRVRFGTIHVVNNDYTHWEMYAIGGNMNPTIISHGNRFIAPPNEQAKQITKREYTSYVDWKLWNWQSEGDYFLNGAYFVQSGKPNAWSPKPKNPIPNKFAIRPKPGTMVRKLTMDAGVLGCKQGQAC, from the exons ATGGCCGCAGCGTTTTTGAATATTGGCAGCTACATTTTCGTCTTCTTATTATCGTCATTAGCCACATTAGCACCACAGGTTCAAGCCAATATTGCCGTCTTCGACGACTACTGGACGCAGCGTCAAGGCGATGCGTTGAAACAAACTTTGGCCTCTTTCGATCCTTATCCTCTTAACGTTACCAACCACTTGAATTACCATGTCGCTTT AGCACTTGACACCACGGAATCAACCAACAGCACAAGAAGAGAGCTTTCACAGGCGAGACGTGGTCGTAAAATGCAAAACAGAGGAAAATGCGTAGCTCATAACCCGATAGACAAATGCTGGAGATGCGACCGTGATTGGGAGAAGAACCGTAAGAAACTAGCGGTCTGTGCCCTCGGATTCGGCAGGAGAACCACCGGAGGAAAAGACGGACCGATCTACGTAGTCACCGATGCCTCAGACGACGAACTTATCAGCCCTAGGCCAGGAACATTAAGACACGCGGTGACACGAGACGGACCGCTTTGGATCATCTTCGCAAGAAGCATGGTTATAAAACTGCAACAGGAACTGATGATGACGAGCGATAAAACGATCGATGGACGTGGAGCTAGGGTGTACATCATGGGAGGTTCTGGACTAACGCTGCAGTTTGTGAATAATGTAATCATACACAATATCTACATCAAGCAGATTGTTCCCGCGAACGGCGGTTTGATCAGAGACTCCGAGCAACATATAGGGCTCAGGACAAGAAGTGATGGTGATGGAATCAATTTGTTTGGAGCAACTAATGTTTGGATCGATCATGTCTCGATGACGAGATGTTCTGATGGTATGATTGATGCGATTCTAGGATCCACTGCAGTGACTGTCTCCAACAGCCATTTCACAGACCACCAAGAG GTGATGCTTTTTGGGGCCAATGACAAACACGAGATCGACAAGAAGATGCAGATAACAGTTGCATTCAACCACTTTGGTAAGAGACTGGAACAGAGAATGCCCCGGGTCAGATTTGGAACGATACATGTGGTGAACAATGACTACACACATTGGGAAATGTATGCAATTGGTGGGAACATGAACCCTACAATCATTAGTCATGGCAACCGTTTCATTGCTCCTCCCAACGAACAAGCCAAACAGATCACAAAGAGAGAGTACACTTCTTACGTTGATTGGAAACTTTGGAATTGGCAATCAGAAGGAGATTACTTCCTGAATGGAGCTTACTTTGTGCAATCCGGTAAACCTAATGCCTGGAGCCCTAAACCGAAAAACCCTATTCCAAACAAGTTTGCGATCCGACCTAAACCGGGAACGATGGTCCGTAAACTCACCATGGATGCAGGAGTACTGGGCTGCAAACAAGGTCAAGCCTGCTGA
- the LOC103843119 gene encoding aldehyde oxidase GLOX, translated as MKEERFKKNLYAVIFSFFFLCSTSDLLLPRSPLAILTGGRWDLLQPSIGISAMHMQLLHNNKVVIFDRTDYGPSNLSLPSQTCRNATVFDCSAHSLLYDVASNTFRPLTLQSDTWCSSGSLNASGSLIQTGGYGVGERAVRIFTPCEGVSCDWVENRAYLSSRRWYSTNQILPDGRIIIVGGRRAFTYEFYPKNPGKSVFYLRFLAETRDPNEENNLYPFLHLLPDGNLFIFANRRSILFDFVNHRIVKEFPEIPGGDKRNYPSTGSSVLLPLFLTGENNRSKVSAEVLVCGGAPPGAFLKAARTIPKVFVGASRTCGRLKVTDPDPIWVMEQMPSPRVMPDMLLLPNGDVLIINGAANGTAGWEDATNAVLNPILYLPNEPDPTRRFEILAPTRIPRMYHSASLLLSDGRVLIGGSNPHRSYNFTARPYPTELSLEAYLPRYLDPQYARVRPSILTVELARNMMYGKSFSVTFVIPAFGMFDGGVSVRLVAPPFSTHSTAMNQRLLVLRVRRVAQLSAFAYKADVDGPTNSYVAPPGYYMMFVVHRGIPSEAVWVKL; from the coding sequence ATGAAAGAGGAAAGATTCAAGAAGAACTTATACGCAgtcattttttctttcttcttcctctgttccACGTCGGACTTGCTCCTCCCACGTTCGCCGTTAGCGATTCTCACCGGCGGGAGGTGGGATCTCCTGCAGCCGAGTATAGGCATCTCCGCCATGCACATGCAACTCCTCCACAACAACAAAGTCGTCATCTTCGACCGTACCGACTACGGCCCTTCGAACCTCTCCCTCCCTTCTCAAACTTGCCGAAACGCCACCGTTTTCGACTGCTCTGCTCATTCTCTCCTATACGACGTCGCTTCAAACACATTTCGTCCACTCACTCTCCAATCCGACACGTGGTGCTCCTCCGGCTCATTGAACGCCTCGGGCTCCTTGATCCAAACCGGCGGTTACGGCGTCGGCGAACGAGCTGTACGGATATTCACACCTTGCGAAGGCGTTTCTTGCGATTGGGTTGAGAACAGAGCGTATCTCTCCTCTCGCCGGTGGTACTCCACCAATCAGATTCTCCCCGACGGCCGGATCATCATCGTCGGCGGAAGAAGAGCCTTCACCTACGAGTTTTACCCCAAGAATCCCGGAAAATCTGTTTTCTACCTCAGATTCTTGGCGGAGACGAGAGATCCTAACGAAGAGAACAATCTTTATccgtttcttcatcttcttcccgACGGCAACCTATTCATCTTCGCTAACCGGAGATCGATCCTGTTCGATTTCGTCAATCACCGAATCGTCAAGGAGTTTCCGGAGATTCCCGGCGGCGATAAACGGAATTACCCCAGCACCGGCTCCTCCGTGCTCCTCCCTCTCTTTCTCACCGGAGAGAATAACCGATCGAAGGTATCGGCGGAAGTTCTGGTTTGCGGCGGTGCTCCTCCCGGAGCGTTTCTAAAGGCGGCGAGGACGATCCCTAAAGTCTTCGTCGGAGCGTCTCGCACGTGCGGGAGGTTGAAAGTGACCGACCCGGACCCGATATGGGTCATGGAGCAGATGCCGTCGCCACGTGTCATGCCTGATATGCTGTTATTACCGAACGGTGACGTTTTGATCATTAACGGCGCGGCGAATGGAACCGCTGGCTGGGAAGACGCTACAAACGCTGTTCTCAACCCGATTTTATACTTACCCAAcgaacccgacccgacccggagATTTGAAATTCTCGCGCCAACTCGAATCCCTAGAATGTACCACTCGGCGTCTCTCCTCCTCTCCGACGGCAGAGTTTTGATCGGAGGAAGCAATCCTCACCGGAGTTACAATTTCACGGCGAGGCCGTACCCGACGGAGCTCAGTCTCGAGGCCTATCTCCCGCGTTACCTCGATCCGCAGTACGCGCGAGTGAGGCCGTCAATTCTCACGGTGGAGCTCGCCCGCAATATGATGTACGGAAAGTCATTTTCAGTTACGTTCGTGATCCCGGCGTTTGGAATGTTCGACGGAGGAGTGTCGGTGCGGCTCGTGGCTCCGCCGTTCAGCACGCACTCGACGGCGATGAACCAGAGGTTGCTGGTCTTGCGCGTGAGGCGCGTCGCTCAGTTATCTGCTTTCGCGTACAAAGCTGACGTGGATGGCCCGACGAACTCCTACGTGGCACCACCTGGGTATTATATGATGTTCGTGGTTCACCGTGGAATTCCGAGCGAGGCTGTTTGGGTTAAACTTTGA
- the LOC103844811 gene encoding glutathione S-transferase T3-like: MDPFSLNSHGFVNLLASQSSPTIDVDSAEAPVSSPGLVKPAERRKWTTKEDLVLISAWLNTSKDPIISNEQKLGAFWKRIEAYFNASPQLIGSIPREWGQCKQRWGRVNAEVCRFVGSHEAALKQQASGQSENDVMKAAHDIYFNDYNAKFALEHCWRELRFDQKWKSHSQPKEKNKESGAEPVAEEAEVRPPGIKACKAGKRKKPDDVAYDKIHSILANKNTISRQKILDRLLVKDTLSPSEEALKEKLISEMLD; the protein is encoded by the coding sequence ATGGACCCTTTTTCCCTAAACTCTCACGGGTTTGTTAACTTGTTAGCTTCGCAGAGCAGTCCTACAATAGACGTAGACTCTGCTGAGGCACCTGTTAGCTCTCCCGGGTTAGTTAAACCAGCGGAAAGGAGAAAGTGGACCACAAAAGAAGATCTTGTGTTGATTAGTGCTTGGTTGAACACCAGCAAAGATCCAATAATTAGTAATGAGCAGAAGTTAGGGGCTTTTTGGAAGAGAATTGAGGCGTACTTCAATGCTAGTCCTCAGCTCATTGGCTCCATTCCTAGAGAGTGGGGTCAATGTAAGCAGAGGTGGGGAAGGGTGAATGCGGAGGTTTGTAGGTTTGTGGGTTCCCATGAGGCCGCTCTGAAGCAGCAAGCTAGTGGGCAAAGTGAAAATGATGTCATGAAGGCGGCTCATGACATCTATTTCAATGATTATAATGCCAAGTTTGCGCTTGAACATTGCTGGAGGGAACTTCGGTTTGATCAGAAGTGGAAGTCACACTCTCAGCCGAAGGAGAAAAATAAGGAATCTGGTGCGGAGCCGGTGGCTGAGGAGGCAGAGGTTAGGCCTCCAGGCATTAAGGCTTGCAAAGCGGGGAAACGCAAGAAGCCAGACGACGTAGCTTATGATAAAATACATAGCATCCTAGCTAATAAAAACACCATTTCCAGACAAAAGATCCTTGATCGTCTGCTAGTAAAGGACACACTTTCCCCTAGTGAAGAAGCTCTGAAGGAGAAACTCATCTCTGAAATGCTTGATTGA